Below is a window of Polyangiaceae bacterium DNA.
GACGCAGAACCTGAACTGGCGCAGCGACTACGTGTTCGTGATCAACGACGCGGACACGGCCGGCGATCTGACCGGCTGGGTCACGCTCACCAACAACTCCGGCGCCGCCTACAAGAACGCCAAGCTGAAGCTGGTGGCCGGCGACGTGCAGCGGGTCAGCGCCCGGGACGACTACCGCTACCCCACGGGCGGAGCCCGGGCCAAGGCCGAAGAAGGCGCCACCGGGTTCAAGGAGGAGGGCTTCTTCGAGTACCACCTGTACACGTTGCAGCAGCCGACGGACGTGCTGGAGAACGAGCAGAAGCAGGTGACGTTGCTCGAGGCGAAGAACGCCAAGGTGCAGAAGAAGCTCATCTACTACGGGCAGCAGTACTGGTACCGCGGCAAATACGGCGAGGTGCAGAAGAACCAGAAGGTCGGCGTATACCTGGACATCCAAAACACGAAGCAGAACGGCCTCGGCATGCCGCTACCGAAGGGCACGGTGCGGGTCTACAAGGCCGACAAGAGCGGGGCCAAGCAGTTCATCGGCGAGGACCACATCGACCACACGCCACGCGACGAGAAGGTCCGCATCAAGATGGGCGAGGCCTTCGACGTGGTCGGGGACAGGAAGCAGATGGAGTGGCGCACGCTGGGCGTCTGCACCTCGGAGAGCACCTGGGAGATCGAGCTCCGGAACCACAAGGACAAGGCGAGTCGGGTGGAGGTCTACGAGCCGATCGGCGGCGACTGGACCATCATCGAGAGCACGCACAAGCACGACAAGAAGGACGCCTTCACCTTCACCTTCGACGTGGACGTGCCCGCCAACGGCAAGACCAAGATCAAGTACAAGGTGCGCGTGAAGTGGTGCTGAAGCG
It encodes the following:
- a CDS encoding DUF4139 domain-containing protein; its protein translation is MVLKKVLVLAVLVVAPAALAGPKKTSGSEQRKEVSITVYNQNFGLVREVREIDVGTGTVDLEFRDVAANIQPETVSIKSLTGGNSLSVLEQNYRYDLLTPQKLLEKHVGKKVRVWRWNEKLGKDEAFDAEVLSVAGGQTVMKINGEVTYNFPGRIAFPSVPDNLMAKPTLVWKLDSKQAKQQVEATYLTQNLNWRSDYVFVINDADTAGDLTGWVTLTNNSGAAYKNAKLKLVAGDVQRVSARDDYRYPTGGARAKAEEGATGFKEEGFFEYHLYTLQQPTDVLENEQKQVTLLEAKNAKVQKKLIYYGQQYWYRGKYGEVQKNQKVGVYLDIQNTKQNGLGMPLPKGTVRVYKADKSGAKQFIGEDHIDHTPRDEKVRIKMGEAFDVVGDRKQMEWRTLGVCTSESTWEIELRNHKDKASRVEVYEPIGGDWTIIESTHKHDKKDAFTFTFDVDVPANGKTKIKYKVRVKWC